One genomic window of Sphingomonas ginsengisoli An et al. 2013 includes the following:
- a CDS encoding XrtV sorting system accessory protein: MKTPYDWITIAIFAGLIVLFMQRSTNQDEQQVHDPLWMYLLAGGGCALANYLGNEGMHLPAVAMIGVTIAFIIHYLKPFPTGRPH, translated from the coding sequence TTGAAAACCCCCTATGACTGGATCACCATTGCGATCTTCGCGGGGCTGATCGTCCTGTTCATGCAGCGATCGACCAACCAGGACGAGCAGCAGGTTCACGATCCCCTTTGGATGTACTTGCTCGCCGGCGGCGGCTGCGCGCTCGCCAATTACCTCGGCAACGAAGGGATGCACCTGCCGGCGGTGGCGATGATCGGCGTGACCATCGCCTTCATCATCCACTATCTGAAGCCCTTCCCGACCGGCCGCCCGCACTAG
- a CDS encoding SurA N-terminal domain-containing protein, whose translation MHKQLLLGLTLAVALSGCQKKAEGQTVAVVNKDEITSSEINGELANARLPADVDKKEATNRILQGLIDRRLLADQARQEGIDQSPEFIARQRRMNDELLIGMLASRQMDSSKLPTDAEIAAFQNKYPQAFAKREVWKLDQIQYQTPADPAVKAKIMATKSIDQLIAVLTAARIPFQRASNQIASNVIPPDMYPRLAAMTSGEPFIVPNGAASVASSIVSREPAPLVGAPARTEAVNLLRRQQSADALQQRLKDLRKNAKIEYKEGFGPPK comes from the coding sequence ATGCATAAGCAGTTACTTCTCGGTCTGACCCTCGCGGTGGCCCTGTCCGGCTGTCAGAAGAAGGCCGAGGGGCAGACGGTCGCGGTGGTCAACAAGGACGAGATCACCTCGTCCGAGATCAACGGCGAGCTCGCCAACGCCAGACTGCCGGCCGACGTCGACAAGAAGGAGGCGACCAACCGCATCCTCCAGGGGCTGATCGATCGCCGCCTGCTCGCCGACCAGGCGCGCCAGGAAGGGATCGACCAGTCGCCCGAGTTCATCGCCCGCCAGCGCCGCATGAACGACGAGCTGCTGATCGGCATGCTCGCGAGCCGCCAGATGGATTCGAGCAAGCTGCCGACCGACGCCGAAATCGCGGCCTTCCAGAACAAATATCCGCAGGCTTTCGCCAAACGCGAAGTGTGGAAGCTCGACCAGATCCAGTATCAGACCCCGGCCGATCCGGCGGTCAAGGCCAAGATCATGGCGACCAAGAGCATCGATCAGCTCATCGCGGTGCTGACTGCGGCGCGCATTCCGTTCCAGCGCGCCAGCAACCAGATCGCGTCGAACGTCATCCCGCCCGACATGTACCCGCGGCTGGCGGCGATGACCTCGGGCGAGCCGTTCATCGTTCCCAATGGCGCGGCGTCGGTGGCGAGCTCGATCGTGTCGCGCGAGCCGGCCCCGCTGGTCGGTGCGCCGGCGCGGACGGAGGCGGTCAACCTGCTCCGCCGCCAGCAGAGCGCCGATGCGCTGCAGCAGCGGCTCAAGGACCTGCGCAAGAACGCCAAGATCGAATATAAGGAGGGCTTCGGCCCGCCGAAGTAA
- a CDS encoding aa3-type cytochrome c oxidase subunit IV has product MAIHTSDEISGPVDYKVHARDYAKVISMLKWGAVIAFILAMLVMVLLAS; this is encoded by the coding sequence ATGGCCATTCACACTTCCGACGAAATCTCAGGTCCGGTCGATTACAAGGTCCACGCCCGCGACTATGCCAAGGTCATTTCCATGCTGAAGTGGGGCGCCGTGATCGCCTTCATCCTCGCCATGCTCGTGATGGTGTTGCTGGCCAGCTAA
- the epsI gene encoding exosortase-associated protein EpsI, V-type: MAEPVGFESPALDRRKVLLGLLFAGSAGIAFARQPRQPIDYLGKTKLDKLIPNRIGEWEFASTSGLVVPPEDALSAALYSQMLTRTYTHADEPPIMLLIAQSAGQTGVLQIHRPEFCYPANGFQLTPITPRPIAVNGSTFAANQLTATQPGRTEQILYWTRVGEVMPPTWAAQKMAVAVANLKGEIPDAVLVRISTIDPDQEAAFNRLQRFVAAMVGSLPADRRKVLVADA; this comes from the coding sequence ATGGCTGAGCCGGTCGGTTTCGAAAGCCCAGCGCTCGATCGGCGCAAGGTGCTGCTCGGGCTCCTGTTCGCGGGCAGTGCGGGCATCGCCTTCGCCCGCCAGCCGCGACAGCCGATCGACTATCTGGGCAAGACCAAGCTCGACAAGCTCATTCCCAACCGGATCGGCGAATGGGAGTTCGCGTCGACCAGCGGGCTCGTCGTCCCGCCCGAGGACGCGTTGTCGGCGGCGCTCTATTCGCAGATGCTCACCCGCACCTATACCCATGCCGACGAGCCGCCGATTATGCTGCTCATCGCGCAGAGTGCGGGCCAGACTGGGGTGCTGCAGATCCATCGCCCCGAATTCTGCTATCCGGCGAACGGCTTCCAACTCACCCCGATCACGCCGCGTCCGATCGCGGTCAATGGGTCGACCTTTGCGGCCAACCAGCTGACCGCCACGCAACCGGGCCGAACCGAGCAGATTCTCTACTGGACGCGGGTGGGTGAGGTGATGCCGCCGACCTGGGCGGCGCAGAAAATGGCGGTCGCGGTGGCCAATCTGAAGGGCGAGATCCCCGACGCCGTCCTGGTCCGCATCTCGACCATCGATCCCGATCAGGAAGCGGCATTCAACCGCCTCCAGCGCTTCGTCGCGGCGATGGTGGGGTCGTTGCCGGCGGATCGGCGCAAGGTGCTGGTCGCCGACGCCTAA
- a CDS encoding secondary thiamine-phosphate synthase enzyme YjbQ, giving the protein MLHQALGTITVTAPRPGLHEVSAEVLEWVAAQGLSEGLLTVFCRHTSASLLIQENAAPAARRDLERYFARLAPEDAAYEHDDEGPDDMPAHLRSALTQTQLAVPVMGGALMLGTWQGIYLFEHRRFPSPRELALHLVGA; this is encoded by the coding sequence ATGCTCCACCAGGCCCTCGGCACCATCACTGTCACGGCGCCCCGCCCCGGCCTCCATGAGGTTAGCGCGGAAGTGTTGGAGTGGGTCGCTGCGCAAGGCCTGAGCGAGGGACTGCTGACCGTCTTCTGCCGCCACACCTCGGCCTCGCTGCTGATCCAGGAGAATGCCGCTCCGGCCGCGCGACGCGACCTCGAACGCTACTTTGCCCGCCTCGCGCCCGAAGATGCGGCCTACGAACATGACGACGAAGGTCCCGACGATATGCCCGCTCACCTGCGCAGCGCGCTCACCCAGACCCAGCTGGCGGTGCCGGTGATGGGCGGCGCGCTCATGCTCGGGACGTGGCAGGGCATCTATTTGTTCGAGCACCGCCGCTTCCCGTCGCCGCGCGAACTCGCGCTGCACCTGGTCGGCGCATGA
- a CDS encoding sigma-54-dependent transcriptional regulator, whose translation MRADTIRFLLLVNAGLDERRLVAATALRAGWNTLGAPGAAEAVELLQGPHGHEVKAVLVGGWDSQSGPATVRALRADRPGLPIIVFAEAGSIAQAVEAMRAGASDFLSRPVAPERLMEALAVNADRRRPSGELAPLSEKLAPQMALEELIGATPEFRAALAIAAKAARNRLPLLIVGEPGAGKETIARAIHSASHRARGPLLEIDCKATPGNIIDSELFGHVAGAFPGAFAERIGKMVEADGGTLLIDEIGLMPRETQETLDRVLATGEVRPVGCNGSNSVDVRVIATSSAPLPDDFLPGLAERLCTTIVTVPPLRERSQDIPSLARHLLARIAGQPGIRPLSLGNDALAVLMRYGWPGNVRQLSNVLFRAALQSEGSALTAEDFPHLAVQSRFTNRSHDATPEISKASADAAVSGGPGVTLLRADGHLRSLEDIEADVIRLAINHYRGKMTEVARRLGIGRSTLYRKLAELGIDNPS comes from the coding sequence ATGCGTGCGGATACCATCCGATTCCTGTTGCTGGTCAACGCCGGGCTCGACGAGCGCCGGCTGGTTGCGGCTACGGCGTTGCGTGCCGGCTGGAACACGCTGGGCGCGCCCGGCGCCGCCGAGGCGGTCGAGCTGCTGCAAGGCCCCCACGGGCATGAGGTCAAGGCGGTGCTGGTCGGCGGCTGGGACAGCCAGAGCGGCCCGGCGACCGTCCGCGCGCTGCGCGCCGACCGCCCCGGCCTGCCGATCATCGTCTTCGCCGAAGCCGGCTCGATCGCCCAGGCGGTCGAGGCGATGCGCGCCGGCGCCTCCGACTTCCTGTCGCGCCCGGTCGCGCCCGAGCGGCTGATGGAAGCGCTGGCGGTCAACGCCGACCGCCGCCGCCCGAGCGGCGAGCTCGCGCCCTTGTCCGAGAAGCTCGCGCCGCAGATGGCGCTCGAAGAGCTGATCGGCGCCACCCCCGAATTCCGCGCCGCACTGGCGATCGCCGCCAAGGCCGCGCGCAACCGCCTGCCCCTGCTGATCGTCGGTGAGCCCGGCGCCGGCAAGGAAACCATCGCCCGCGCCATCCACTCGGCCTCGCACCGCGCCCGTGGGCCGCTGCTCGAAATCGACTGCAAGGCGACCCCGGGCAACATCATCGACAGCGAGCTGTTCGGCCATGTCGCCGGCGCCTTTCCGGGCGCCTTCGCCGAGCGGATCGGCAAGATGGTCGAGGCCGACGGCGGCACCCTGCTGATCGACGAGATCGGCTTGATGCCGCGCGAGACCCAGGAAACGCTCGACCGCGTGCTCGCCACCGGCGAAGTTCGTCCGGTCGGGTGCAACGGCAGTAATTCGGTCGACGTGCGGGTCATCGCGACCAGCTCGGCCCCGCTGCCCGACGATTTCCTCCCCGGCCTTGCCGAGCGGCTGTGCACCACCATCGTCACCGTCCCCCCGCTGCGCGAACGGTCGCAGGATATCCCGTCGCTCGCGCGCCATTTGCTCGCGCGAATCGCCGGGCAGCCTGGCATCCGCCCGCTGTCGCTCGGCAATGACGCACTGGCGGTGCTGATGCGCTACGGCTGGCCGGGCAATGTCCGCCAGCTCAGCAACGTGCTGTTCCGTGCCGCGCTGCAGAGCGAAGGCTCCGCGCTCACCGCCGAGGACTTCCCGCACTTGGCGGTGCAGTCGCGCTTCACCAACCGCAGCCACGACGCGACCCCCGAAATCAGCAAGGCCAGCGCCGATGCCGCCGTGTCGGGCGGGCCAGGCGTGACCCTGCTCCGCGCCGACGGCCACCTGCGCAGCCTCGAGGACATCGAGGCGGACGTCATCCGCCTCGCCATCAATCATTATCGCGGCAAGATGACCGAGGTCGCCCGGCGGCTCGGGATCGGGCGCTCGACCCTCTACCGCAAGCTCGCCGAACTGGGCATCGACAACCCGAGCTGA
- a CDS encoding glycosyltransferase family 2 protein → MNMSEILSILLLLLLAPILAANAFFVVEIAAGLARRRAAPTLLDVGEVAIVIPAHDEKAVIGETLRRLEAALGTGMRVLVVADNCTDDTAAIARSCGVEAIERHDPARRGKGFALAFARDHLLAAPPSAVVVFDADCHIDRLSLERLVALSAATGQATQAVYLFEPDAAAAPMVQISSFAFLIKNLVRQRGLQRLAGRVHLTGTGMCLPWPQFAAADLATASIVEDLRLGLELAECGVPPLLVDDSIVWSTHASASQTLGQRSRWEGGFLATMRATAPALLARGLRRGSLGTVLAGFDLLVPPLALLMMINAGVLAATVLFGLFGLTGWLPALVLVGLGLLEIVVLLLAWWREGRTTLSGRALLSIPGYALWKLPMYAGLVRKGAPATWNRTERASETNREAP, encoded by the coding sequence ATGAACATGTCCGAAATACTGTCGATCCTGCTGCTGTTGCTGTTAGCGCCGATCTTGGCCGCTAACGCGTTCTTCGTCGTCGAGATCGCCGCAGGATTGGCCCGCCGCCGCGCCGCACCGACCCTGCTGGACGTCGGCGAGGTCGCGATTGTCATTCCGGCGCATGACGAGAAAGCGGTCATCGGCGAGACCCTTCGCCGGCTGGAGGCAGCGCTCGGCACCGGCATGCGGGTGCTGGTCGTCGCCGACAATTGCACGGACGATACGGCGGCGATCGCCCGTTCGTGTGGCGTCGAGGCCATCGAACGTCACGATCCGGCTCGTCGCGGCAAGGGTTTCGCGCTGGCCTTCGCGCGCGATCACCTGCTCGCCGCGCCGCCGAGCGCCGTGGTGGTGTTCGACGCCGATTGCCACATCGATCGGCTAAGTCTCGAGCGATTGGTGGCTTTGAGCGCGGCAACAGGCCAGGCGACCCAGGCGGTCTATCTGTTCGAACCGGACGCGGCGGCCGCGCCGATGGTGCAAATTTCGTCCTTCGCCTTCCTGATCAAGAATCTGGTGCGCCAGCGGGGGCTCCAACGTCTCGCCGGACGCGTCCACCTGACCGGCACGGGAATGTGCCTGCCCTGGCCCCAATTCGCGGCCGCGGACCTGGCGACGGCCAGCATCGTCGAGGATTTGCGGTTGGGGCTGGAACTGGCCGAGTGCGGGGTCCCGCCGCTGCTGGTGGACGACAGCATCGTCTGGAGCACCCACGCATCGGCGTCGCAGACGCTGGGTCAGCGCAGCCGCTGGGAGGGCGGGTTCCTCGCCACCATGCGGGCGACGGCCCCCGCCCTGCTCGCGCGTGGCCTCCGACGGGGATCGCTCGGCACCGTCCTCGCCGGCTTCGACCTGCTCGTCCCGCCGCTTGCCCTGCTGATGATGATCAACGCCGGCGTGCTGGCCGCCACCGTACTCTTCGGACTTTTCGGTCTGACAGGTTGGTTGCCGGCACTTGTCCTCGTCGGCCTCGGCCTACTCGAGATCGTCGTGCTGCTACTCGCTTGGTGGCGTGAGGGCCGCACCACGCTCAGCGGGCGAGCCCTGCTCAGCATCCCCGGCTACGCCTTGTGGAAGCTGCCGATGTACGCCGGTCTGGTCAGGAAGGGCGCGCCGGCGACGTGGAATCGCACCGAGCGGGCGTCTGAAACAAATCGCGAAGCGCCGTAG
- a CDS encoding NAD(P) transhydrogenase subunit alpha yields the protein MNIAVLAETAPSETRVAAIPETVKKFVALGAAVAVERGAGAAAAIADADYEAAGATLGERAAILADADIILGVSGPEPASLAGAKSGALLVAALDPFRRRAAIDGYASAGLEALALEWMPRITRAQSMDVLSSQSNLAGYKAVIEAADAYGRAFPMMMTAAGTVSPARVFVMGVGVAGLQAIATARRLGAQVSATDVRSATREQIQSLGAKPIFVEGVAGIEGEGQGGYAGETSEEYRRAQAELVSSHIAKQDIVITTALIPGKPAPRLISDAQLASMRPGSVVVDLAADAGGNVEGTEVDQRVERHGVTILGAANLARSLPADSSALFARNIFNFLSAFWDKEQGRPLLPDEDEIVKAIRLTRGGQVVAERLAS from the coding sequence ATGAACATCGCGGTCCTCGCCGAAACGGCGCCCAGCGAAACCCGCGTCGCGGCGATCCCCGAGACGGTGAAGAAGTTCGTCGCGCTCGGCGCCGCCGTCGCGGTGGAGCGCGGGGCGGGGGCTGCGGCGGCGATCGCCGATGCCGATTACGAGGCAGCGGGTGCAACGCTGGGCGAGCGCGCGGCGATCCTTGCCGACGCCGACATCATTCTCGGTGTCAGCGGTCCTGAACCGGCCAGCTTGGCGGGCGCCAAGTCGGGCGCGCTGCTGGTCGCCGCGCTCGACCCCTTCCGGCGCCGCGCGGCGATCGATGGCTATGCCTCGGCTGGGCTCGAGGCGCTGGCGCTCGAATGGATGCCGCGAATCACCCGCGCGCAGAGCATGGACGTGCTCTCCAGCCAGTCGAACCTCGCGGGCTACAAGGCGGTGATCGAGGCCGCCGACGCCTATGGCCGCGCCTTCCCGATGATGATGACCGCCGCCGGCACCGTCAGCCCCGCGCGGGTGTTCGTGATGGGTGTCGGGGTCGCCGGCCTCCAGGCAATCGCTACCGCCCGCCGCCTCGGCGCGCAGGTCAGTGCGACCGACGTCCGCTCGGCCACCCGCGAGCAGATCCAGTCGCTCGGCGCCAAGCCGATCTTCGTCGAGGGCGTCGCGGGCATCGAGGGCGAGGGGCAGGGCGGCTACGCCGGCGAGACCAGCGAAGAATATCGCCGGGCGCAGGCCGAGCTCGTCTCGAGCCATATCGCCAAGCAGGACATCGTCATCACCACCGCGCTGATCCCCGGCAAGCCCGCGCCGCGGCTGATCAGCGACGCCCAGCTCGCCTCGATGCGGCCGGGCAGCGTGGTGGTCGACCTTGCCGCCGACGCCGGCGGCAATGTCGAGGGGACCGAGGTAGATCAGCGGGTCGAGCGGCATGGCGTCACCATTCTGGGCGCGGCCAACCTCGCGCGGAGCCTGCCGGCCGATTCGAGCGCGCTGTTCGCCCGCAACATCTTCAATTTCCTGTCGGCGTTCTGGGACAAGGAGCAGGGGCGCCCGCTACTGCCCGACGAGGACGAGATCGTGAAGGCGATTCGGCTGACCCGCGGCGGTCAGGTCGTCGCCGAGCGGCTCGCCTCCTAG
- a CDS encoding glycosyltransferase family 4 protein, whose translation MAARAAPPSIIREIDLVRPVSPPSTPGPIAYLASQYPATSHTFIRREVTALRDAGVPIRTFSVRAPLADELKADSDRREAEQTYTLLTQPLTAFLRAHLGELARSPMTYVKTFALALRHRAPGLRAGLLSVAHFGEAILLARELRRGGISHLHNHFANSGASVGLLAARQAGIGWSFTIHGVSEFDYPAGLTLADKIVAADFVACVSYFGRAQAERLTNPDQWAKLRIVRCGLELDRLPARKDRDDVEVQIIAVGRLSPEKGFSGLLEAFARLPAGNRARLILVGDGPLRAELDAQVATLGIGERVTFLGRLPEAETLSAIADSDLLVLSSFMEGLPIVLMEALALGKPVIASQVAGIPELVRDGETGLLFAPSDWDGLARALERLVGDRALRQAMGARGPAVMAREFDIAQSATALRDLFQTPARCDSTSPARPS comes from the coding sequence TTGGCGGCCAGAGCCGCACCGCCATCGATTATAAGGGAAATTGATTTGGTTCGTCCGGTTTCCCCGCCCAGTACGCCAGGCCCCATCGCCTATCTCGCCAGCCAGTATCCGGCGACGTCGCACACTTTCATCCGGCGCGAGGTCACCGCCCTCCGCGACGCCGGCGTCCCGATCCGGACCTTCAGCGTGCGGGCGCCGCTGGCGGACGAGTTGAAGGCAGACAGCGACCGCCGCGAGGCGGAGCAGACCTACACTCTGCTTACTCAGCCACTGACCGCATTCCTTCGCGCGCATCTGGGCGAATTGGCGCGTTCGCCAATGACTTACGTTAAAACCTTCGCATTAGCTCTCCGCCATCGAGCGCCGGGCTTGCGCGCCGGCCTCCTGTCAGTTGCGCATTTTGGGGAAGCGATCCTGCTGGCGCGCGAATTGCGGCGTGGCGGCATCTCCCACCTCCACAACCACTTTGCCAACAGCGGGGCGAGCGTCGGGTTGCTGGCGGCTCGACAGGCCGGGATCGGGTGGAGCTTCACCATCCACGGCGTCTCCGAGTTCGACTATCCGGCGGGGCTCACCCTCGCCGACAAGATCGTGGCGGCCGACTTCGTCGCCTGCGTGTCCTATTTCGGTCGCGCTCAGGCCGAGCGACTGACCAATCCCGATCAATGGGCCAAGCTGAGGATCGTGCGCTGCGGGCTCGAATTGGATCGACTGCCTGCCAGGAAAGATCGGGACGACGTCGAGGTGCAGATCATTGCGGTCGGTCGCCTCTCTCCGGAAAAGGGCTTCTCGGGCTTGCTCGAGGCGTTCGCGCGACTGCCCGCGGGGAACCGAGCACGGCTTATCCTCGTCGGGGACGGCCCCCTCCGTGCGGAGCTCGACGCGCAGGTCGCTACGCTCGGCATCGGTGAGCGCGTCACCTTCCTCGGTCGACTGCCCGAGGCTGAGACACTTAGCGCCATCGCTGACAGCGACCTGCTGGTCCTGTCGAGTTTCATGGAAGGGCTGCCGATCGTGCTGATGGAAGCGCTCGCGCTCGGCAAGCCGGTCATTGCCTCGCAGGTGGCTGGCATCCCCGAGCTGGTCCGAGACGGCGAGACGGGACTGCTGTTCGCGCCGTCGGACTGGGATGGACTGGCACGCGCGCTCGAACGCCTGGTCGGCGATCGCGCCTTGCGGCAGGCGATGGGCGCGCGGGGTCCCGCCGTGATGGCGCGCGAATTCGATATTGCTCAGTCGGCTACGGCGCTTCGCGATTTGTTTCAGACGCCCGCTCGGTGCGATTCCACGTCGCCGGCGCGCCCTTCCTGA
- the xrtV gene encoding exosortase V, translating into MLAMVLPPMILVAQNNWSTEQGGHGPIVLATGLWLLAREYRSSRGLEERGNLLLGLVALALFLAAFIVLGITGILELQVVAMYGALIAGAYLLVGARMLRAVWFPIFYMAFALPPPDTVVATLTNPVKIAISQGAVSLLHAFGYPVGSSGVVIQIAQYELFVAAACSGLNSLITLSAIGLFYVYLRHRSDTRALILMSLLVVPVAILANFIRVLILILLTYYVSEAAAQGFLHDFAGIVTFAAALGTMMALEALYSRVTARKPEVVLHG; encoded by the coding sequence ATGCTGGCCATGGTCCTGCCGCCGATGATCCTGGTGGCTCAGAACAACTGGTCGACCGAGCAAGGGGGGCACGGGCCGATCGTGCTCGCCACCGGCCTGTGGCTGCTGGCGCGCGAATATCGTTCCTCGCGAGGCTTGGAGGAGCGCGGCAATCTGCTGCTCGGCTTGGTGGCGCTGGCGCTGTTTCTGGCGGCCTTCATCGTTCTCGGCATCACCGGCATCCTCGAGCTTCAGGTTGTGGCGATGTACGGCGCGCTGATCGCCGGCGCCTATCTGCTGGTCGGCGCCCGCATGCTCCGTGCGGTCTGGTTTCCGATTTTCTACATGGCGTTCGCGCTACCCCCGCCCGATACGGTGGTCGCGACCCTCACCAATCCGGTCAAGATCGCCATCTCGCAGGGAGCGGTCTCGCTGCTCCACGCCTTTGGCTATCCGGTCGGCAGCTCGGGCGTCGTGATCCAGATCGCGCAGTATGAGTTGTTCGTCGCGGCGGCCTGCTCGGGGCTCAACTCGCTGATCACCCTGTCGGCGATCGGCCTGTTCTACGTCTATCTGCGGCACCGGAGCGATACGCGGGCGCTGATCCTCATGTCCCTTCTGGTCGTGCCGGTCGCGATCCTCGCTAACTTCATTCGGGTGCTGATCCTCATCTTGCTCACTTATTATGTGAGCGAGGCAGCCGCGCAGGGCTTCCTTCACGATTTCGCCGGGATCGTTACCTTTGCCGCGGCGCTGGGTACGATGATGGCTCTCGAAGCGCTCTATTCGCGGGTCACCGCGCGCAAGCCGGAGGTCGTGCTCCATGGCTGA
- a CDS encoding YbaK/EbsC family protein, with amino-acid sequence MSVESVRAWLAEHAPEARLIEAHASTATVADAALALGVAPGRIAKTLALRVNGEVLVLVTRGDARLDNVRCKAAFGGRPRMLDAEETLALTGHPVGGVCPFGLAHPLPVYCDTSLRDFATVFPAAGSRNSSVELAPERLAEITGARWVEACVLPPASD; translated from the coding sequence ATGAGCGTCGAGAGCGTCCGCGCCTGGCTGGCCGAGCACGCGCCCGAGGCGCGGCTGATCGAGGCACATGCCAGCACCGCCACCGTCGCCGACGCTGCTCTAGCGCTGGGTGTGGCGCCGGGACGGATCGCCAAGACGCTGGCGCTTCGGGTCAATGGCGAGGTGCTGGTGCTGGTCACGCGTGGCGACGCGCGACTCGACAATGTCCGCTGCAAGGCGGCGTTCGGCGGGCGGCCGCGGATGCTCGACGCCGAGGAGACGCTGGCGCTGACCGGCCATCCGGTCGGCGGGGTCTGCCCATTCGGGCTGGCCCACCCGCTCCCCGTCTATTGCGATACGAGCCTGCGCGACTTCGCGACCGTCTTCCCCGCCGCCGGCAGCCGCAACAGCTCGGTCGAGCTAGCGCCTGAGCGGCTGGCCGAAATCACCGGTGCGCGCTGGGTCGAGGCCTGCGTGCTGCCCCCAGCCAGCGACTAG
- a CDS encoding glycosyltransferase, translating to MTPPSPQELGFVVIGRNEGERLAACLRSLLPLQAPIVYADSGSTDGSPDRAAELGATVVRLDPARAMNASRGRHEGYQALKVDHPSLRFVQFLDGDCVLAERWIDEASAFLEQHQRAAVVCGRRFEAHPDASFYNKLCDEEWNTPCGRVASSGGDALMRVSALDQVGDFDPSLMASEEPELAARLREADWEIWRIDALMTEHDAKIFTFKAYWRRAMRAGFGYAQAWMRTAKLSHRINGRLLASSLFWMAILPLGLIVLAALLRHPTLLVLLPLIYFLQIARMAASIEIGDPYQWRKAFVIFAIKSGELIGAARAIFGGQSRTAIDYKGN from the coding sequence ATGACGCCGCCGTCTCCGCAAGAACTTGGCTTCGTCGTGATTGGGCGCAACGAAGGCGAGCGGCTGGCGGCCTGTTTGCGCTCGTTACTCCCTCTGCAAGCGCCCATCGTTTACGCCGATTCCGGATCGACGGACGGCAGCCCGGATCGCGCAGCCGAATTGGGGGCCACTGTCGTCAGGCTTGATCCTGCGCGGGCCATGAATGCTTCGCGTGGTCGCCATGAGGGTTACCAAGCTCTGAAGGTCGACCATCCCTCGCTTCGCTTCGTCCAATTTCTCGATGGAGACTGTGTTCTCGCCGAAAGGTGGATCGATGAGGCTTCGGCGTTTCTTGAACAGCATCAACGCGCAGCAGTCGTCTGTGGTCGGCGATTTGAGGCGCATCCCGATGCCTCGTTCTATAACAAGCTTTGCGATGAAGAGTGGAACACTCCCTGCGGGCGGGTCGCATCGTCGGGGGGAGACGCGCTGATGCGCGTGTCAGCCCTCGACCAAGTGGGGGATTTCGACCCAAGTCTCATGGCCAGTGAGGAGCCAGAACTTGCCGCTCGATTGCGCGAAGCCGACTGGGAGATCTGGCGCATTGACGCATTGATGACTGAGCACGATGCCAAGATCTTCACTTTCAAAGCTTATTGGCGGCGGGCCATGCGTGCAGGCTTCGGCTACGCCCAAGCCTGGATGCGAACTGCGAAACTGAGCCACCGCATCAATGGCAGGCTGCTCGCGAGCAGTTTGTTCTGGATGGCAATTTTACCGCTTGGTTTAATCGTGCTTGCAGCGCTTCTTCGCCACCCCACTTTGCTGGTCTTGCTTCCGCTCATCTATTTTCTGCAGATCGCGAGGATGGCGGCCTCAATTGAAATCGGCGATCCCTATCAGTGGCGCAAAGCATTCGTGATCTTCGCAATTAAGTCCGGCGAATTGATCGGCGCGGCGCGGGCAATTTTTGGCGGCCAGAGCCGCACCGCCATCGATTATAAGGGAAATTGA